A single Seriola aureovittata isolate HTS-2021-v1 ecotype China chromosome 19, ASM2101889v1, whole genome shotgun sequence DNA region contains:
- the LOC130187608 gene encoding alpha-1,6-mannosyl-glycoprotein 2-beta-N-acetylglucosaminyltransferase produces MRFRLVKRNLLALLGVSFVVVTLLFSTRVLIVSDNDASGPSNGVQVNRGMNSDEVVKFNFDSLPELTQSVYNANYKQCVHNADKFPGEPQLVLVVQVHNRPEYLRLLIKSLEKAAEVHSFLLIFSHDYFSKEINAIVQGITFCKVLQIYFPFSTELYPHEFPGQDPRDCPRDISKDSAVKTGCLNAEHPDSYGHYREAYITQTKHHWWWKLHFVWERVHAMQGYSGFAVFLEEDNYILPDFFHFYKSMIEFRKNTCPDCDMLALGNHNGLTDFTRLYNKVLTTGWMSTKHNIGMAISREVYYKLMGCSNEFCTYDDYNWDWTLQHLSGTCIPKPLKVLVAQGSRVLHTGDCGLHQKENCRPEWASQKVEEGLKMAKDSLFPPSLTLNGAEAVEHKAHMKNGGWGDIRDHILCNNYAKRL; encoded by the coding sequence ATGAGGTTTCGGCTGGTCAAAAGGAATCTGCTCGCGCTCTTGGGTGTTTCCTTTGTAGTCGTGACTCTCTTGTTTTCAACACGTGTATTAATAGTATCCGATAATGACGCAAGTGGACCCAGTAACGGGGTTCAGGTAAACCGGGGCATGAATtctgatgaagtggtgaagttCAACTTTGATTCGCTGCCAGAACTGACTCAGTCCGTTTACAATGCCAATTACAAGCAGTGTGTTCACAATGCGGATAAGTTTCCAGGGGAGCCTCAACTGGTGCTGGTTGTGCAGGTCCACAACAGGCCTGAATACCTCAGACTGCTTATCAAGTCACTGGAGAAAGCTGCTGAAGTCCACAGCTTCCTTCTTATCTTCAGCCATGACTATTTTTCAAAGGAAATAAATGCTATTGTGCAAGGGATAACTTTCTGCAAGGTACTGCAAATTTATTTCCCTTTCAGCACTGAGCTGTATCCCCATGAATTTCCTGGGCAGGATCCACGAGACTGCCCCCGAGACATATCCAAGGACAGCGCTGTCAAAACAGGATGCCTCAACGCAGAACACCCTGACTCCTATGGGCACTATAGGGAAGCCTACATCACTCAAACCAAACACCACTGGTGGTGGAAATTGCACTTTGTGTGGGAGCGAGTGCACGCTATGCAGGGCTACAGTGGCTTTGCAGTCTTCCTGGAGGAGGACAACTACATCTTACCtgactttttccatttttataaGTCAATGATAGAGTTCAGGAAGAACACCTGCCCGGACTGTGACATGCTAGCTTTGGGTAACCACAATGGCCTGACTGATTTTACCAGACTGTACAATAAGGTGCTGACCACTGGGTGGATGTCCACTAAACACAACATAGGTATGGCCATATCCAGGGAGGTGTATTATAAACTCATGGGCTGCAGCAACGAGTTCTGCACCTATGACGACTACAACTGGGACTGGACTCTGCAGCACCTCTCGGGAACCTGCATACCAAAGCCTCTCAAAGTGCTCGTAGCACAGGGGTCCAGGGTTCTTCACACGGGAGACTGCGGTCTTCACCAGAAGGAGAACTGCAGGCCAGAATGGGCCTCGCAGAAGGTCGAGGAGGGGCTTAAAATGGCCAAGGATAgcctcttccctccatctcttacCCTTAATGGTGCAGAAGCCGTCGAGCACAAGGCGCACATGAAGAACGGAGGATGGGGAGACATTCGAGACCATATTCTTTGCAATAACTACGCCAAACGTCTTTGA
- the brox gene encoding BRO1 domain-containing protein BROX: MAHWFHRNPLKATAPVSFNFYGVAGSPAANKICNDLRTTRARLLEMFTDVTCNPEIMKNATDAYFSLLQGFILSLDGTTQENKMRFIQNFKWTDTLQGNTPSAQQDAVFELVSMAFNVALWYTKFASRLAGKENITEPEAKDVHRSLKVAAGIFKNLKEVHIPRLITPAEKGRDLEPRVIDAYIIQCQAEAQEVTIARAIELKHNATLIAALAFETANFYQKADHTLNTLEPECSSKWRKYLQLKQHFYMAYAYCYHGQTLLASDKCGEAIRSLQEAEKCYSRAEALCKEYRQTKGPGTTAKPSEQLFFLKLGGVIKNTLEKCQRENGFIYFHKVPAEAPQLELKASYGLAEPILFELPSLSEQCTAEVYATFDLTKGAKNDKAKPKEEEVKPVKEPDLKPQKDTGCIVS; encoded by the exons ATGGCACATTGGTTTCACAGAAACCCACTGAAGGCAACAGCGCCtgtgtcatttaatttttatggCGTGGCAGGGAGCCCCGCTGCCAACAAGATATGCAA TGACCTTCGGACAACAAGGGCGAGACTGCTGGAGATGTTCACTGATGTCACCTGCAACCCAGAGATCATGAAAAATGCCACAGATGCATACTTTTCCCTTTTGCAAG GCTTTATCTTGTCCTTGGATGGAACTACACAGGAGAACAAGATGAGGTTCATCCAGAACTTCAAGTGGACTGACACCTTACAAGGAAACACACCAAG TGCCCAGCAGGATGCAGTCTTTGAACTGGTCTCCATGGCCTTCAATGTCGCCCTCTGGTACACCAAGTTTGCCTCGAGACTAGCAGGGAAAGAAAA CATAACAGAGCCTGAAGCGAAAGACGTTCACCGTAGCCTGAAGGTTGCTGCTGGAATATTCAAAAACCTCAAG GAGGTTCACATCCCTCGCCTCATCACCCCGGCTGAGAAGGGCCGAGACCTGGAGCCCAGAGTGATCGATGCTTACATCATCCAGTGCCAAGCAGAAGCACAGGAAG TGACAATTGCCAGAGCGATTGAACTGAAGCACAATGCCACACTCATCGCAGCGCTGGCATTTGAAACAGCAAACTTCTATCAAAAAGCTG accACACACTGAACACCCTGGAGCCCGAGTGCAGCAGCAAGTGGAGGAAGTATCTTCAGCTGAAGCAGCACTTTTACATGGCTTAT GCATACTGCTATCATGGGCAGACACTGCTGGCAAGTGACAAGTGTGGTGAGGCTATAAGATCTCTCCAGGAAGCAGAAAAGT GTTACTCCCGTGCTGAGGCGCTGTGTAAAGAGTATCGTCAGACCAAAGGCCCGGGCACCACAGCCAAaccatcagagcagctgttctTCCTCAAACTGGGCGGcgtcattaaaaacacactggagaAGTGCCAGAGAGAAAATGGCTTCAT ATACTTCCACAAGGTCCCAGCTGAGGCACCCCAGCTGGAGTTGAAGGCGAGCTACGGCCTGGCTGAGCCAATCCTGTTCGAGCTGCCGTCTCTCAGCGAGCAGTGCACTGCCGAAGTGTACGCCACCTTTGACCTGACCAAGGGAGCCAAAAATGACAAG GCCAAAcccaaggaggaggaggtgaaaccAGTGAAGGAGCCGGATTTGAAGCCTCAGAAGGACACAGGCTGTATCGTCTCCTAA